The Methanofollis sp. UBA420 genome contains a region encoding:
- a CDS encoding RimK/LysX family protein translates to MREVLAYLAAERDIAARFGLPAETILPLLFSLRFGGAWSYATEEGRSVSVVRKRTLWDERTKTGVTLEEVTLLLNPTVLSEEGAVSRLEKCGNEAERLIVTRPFRIRVRADRAVRVRVDPERSEIAAEEVTGLEFAYEGSTAFNVAHELEHLEKKGISGRRLWEMKVV, encoded by the coding sequence ATGCGGGAGGTTCTCGCGTATCTTGCAGCTGAAAGAGACATTGCAGCGAGGTTCGGCCTCCCTGCCGAGACGATCCTGCCCCTCCTCTTCTCCCTGCGCTTTGGTGGGGCATGGAGTTACGCGACAGAGGAAGGGCGGTCCGTCTCTGTCGTCCGGAAAAGGACGCTCTGGGATGAGAGGACGAAGACCGGCGTTACTCTCGAAGAGGTCACCCTCCTGCTGAACCCCACTGTCCTCTCAGAGGAGGGGGCCGTCTCTCGCCTTGAAAAGTGTGGGAACGAGGCCGAGAGGCTCATCGTGACAAGGCCATTCAGGATCAGGGTCCGGGCCGACAGGGCGGTGCGGGTGCGTGTCGACCCGGAGAGGAGTGAGATCGCTGCCGAAGAGGTGACCGGGTTGGAGTTCGCCTACGAAGGGTCGACCGCGTTCAATGTAGCGCACGAACTGGAGCACCTCGAAAAAAAAGGGATCTCCGGCCGCCGTCTCTGGGAAATGAAGGTGGTGTGA
- a CDS encoding LEA type 2 family protein, translated as MKLAPALAALVITAFIAGCAGGPPLRPPEVTVTGITVTGLTLESMDLEVILAVDNPNPVGATIQDVSVNVSYSKNGREVFLGSGRGEEISIPALNRTEVVIPVTMDNLAMLSAASTLILSGELEVTAEGTMTVDAGIVSFDVPFGKTTTVSVKGK; from the coding sequence ATGAAACTCGCACCGGCCCTTGCCGCCCTGGTGATCACAGCCTTCATCGCCGGGTGTGCCGGCGGCCCGCCTCTCAGGCCGCCCGAGGTCACGGTGACAGGCATCACCGTCACCGGCCTCACCCTGGAGAGCATGGACCTGGAGGTCATCCTTGCCGTGGACAACCCGAACCCCGTGGGGGCGACGATCCAGGACGTGTCCGTGAATGTCTCCTACTCGAAGAACGGAAGAGAAGTGTTCCTCGGGTCAGGGAGAGGTGAAGAGATATCTATCCCGGCACTCAACAGGACCGAGGTCGTCATCCCGGTCACCATGGACAACCTGGCCATGCTCTCCGCGGCCAGCACCCTGATCCTCTCCGGAGAACTGGAGGTGACGGCAGAGGGTACGATGACCGTTGATGCAGGCATCGTCTCATTCGACGTCCCCTTCGGGAAGACGACGACGGTCTCGGTCAAGGGGAAGTAG
- a CDS encoding pro-sigmaK processing inhibitor BofA family protein has product MLGSLLGIVLAVLVAVLLYYFVKNVFALVINAVLGVIVLFLINLFNLMGLFGKPDIPIDIITILISALGGIIGVIIVVVLHLLGVPL; this is encoded by the coding sequence ATGCTCGGATCACTCCTCGGGATCGTCCTCGCCGTCCTCGTCGCGGTGCTGCTGTACTACTTCGTCAAAAACGTCTTCGCCCTGGTCATCAATGCCGTCCTCGGCGTCATCGTCCTCTTCCTGATCAACCTCTTCAACCTGATGGGACTCTTTGGCAAGCCCGACATCCCGATAGACATCATCACGATCCTGATCAGCGCTCTTGGCGGGATTATCGGCGTGATCATCGTCGTCGTGCTCCACCTGCTCGGCGTCCCCCTGTGA